One part of the Quercus lobata isolate SW786 chromosome 7, ValleyOak3.0 Primary Assembly, whole genome shotgun sequence genome encodes these proteins:
- the LOC115954075 gene encoding cytochrome P450 81Q32-like — protein MEDIFLYSSLSFLLVFIAFKLFLPTRTQHKHLPPSPPSLPILGHLHLVKKPLHRTFHRLSQKYGHVFSLRFGSKLVVIISSPSAVEECFTKNDIVLANRPRLSVGRHLGYNYTTLVSAPYGDHWRNLRRISTLEIFSTNRLNMFLAIRRDEVKCLLRKLSKNSCRGFAKVELKSMFSELTFNIIMRMVAGKRYYGEDVKDVEEAREFRELVSEVIKMSGASNPGEFVALLRWIDYGGLQKKLKGFAKRTDVFLQGLIDEARNKDEEGEKTMINHLLSLQKSQPEYYTDQIIKGLMLVLILAGTDTSAVTLEWAMSNLINHPEVLKKAKAELDTQIEQDKWIDEQDVSKLHYLQCIILETFRLNPPGPLLVPHSSSNDCTIGGYDIPRDTMLLVNAWVIHRDPELWEDTTSFKPERFEIGEVDPHKLMPFGLGRRACPGAGLAQRTMSLTLGSLIQCFEWERVTKEKVDMTEGNGLTMPKAVPLEAMCKARPLMHKVLSESMHDV, from the exons ATGGAAGACATCTTTCTCTACTCATCTCTATCATTTCTCCTTGTCTTCATCGCTTTCAAACTTTTCCTTCCAACAAGAACACAACACAAACACCTTCCGCCCAGCCCACCTTCTCTACCAATTCTAGGTCATCTTCATCTCGTTAAAAAACCTCTTCACCGTACTTTTCACCGCCTATCACAAAAATACGGTCATGTTTTCTCTCTTCGATTCGGTTCCAAACTTGTGGTCATCATATCATCCCCATCTGCAGTCGAAGAATGTTTCACCAAGAACGACATTGTTTTAGCGAACCGTCCTCGCTTATCAGTGGGCAGGCACTTAGGCTACAACTACACCACTCTGGTATCAGCCCCTTATGGAGACCATTGGCGCAACCTTCGCCGCATCAGTACCTTAGAAATCTTTTCAACAAATCGTCTCAACATGTTCTTAGCAATTCGAAGAGATGAGGTCAAGTGCTTGCTACGCAAACTATCCAAAAACTCGTGCCGAGGTTTTGCTAAGGTAGAGTTGAAATCTATGTTCTCGGAGTTGACATTTAACATTATAATGAGAATGGTGGCAGGGAAGAGGTACTATGGGGAAGATGTGAAAGACGTGGAAGAAGCAAGGGAATTCAGGGAGCTAGTGAGTGAGGTAATAAAGATGTCTGGGGCATCGAATCCAGGAGAATTTGTGGCGCTTTTGCGGTGGATTGATTATGGGGGTTTGCAGAAGAAGTTGAAGGGATTTGCCAAGAGAACAGATGTGTTCTTGCAAGGACTAATTGATGAGGCTAGGAATAAGGACGAGGAAGGGGAAAAAACCATGATCAATCATCTACTTTCTTTGCAAAAATCACAACCGGAATACTACACCGACCAAATTATCAAAGGGCTTATGTTG gtcttgatacttgcaggAACTGACACGTCAGCGGTGACATTAGAATGGGCAATGTCTAATTTGATTAATCATCCTGAAGTGTTGAAGAAGGCTAAAGCAGAGTTGGACACTCAAATTGAGCAAGATAAATGGATAGACGAACAAGATGTTTCCAAATTACACTACCTCCAATGTATCATCTTAGAGACATTTCGATTGAACCCTCCTGGCCCTTTGTTAGTACCTCATTCGTCTTCTAATGATTGTACTATCGGAGGATATGATATACCACGTGACACAATGTTACTGGTCAATGCATGGGTCATACATAGAGATCCTGAGTTGTGGGAAGATACTACTAGTTTTAAACCTGAGAGGTTTGAAATTGGTGAGGTTGACCCACATAAGTTAATGCCTTTTGGATTAGGGAGGAGGGCTTGTCCTGGGGCAGGCCTTGCCCAACGTACGATGAGCTTGACTTTGGGATCGTTGATTCAATGCTTTGAGTGGGAAAGGGTTACTAAAGAAAAAGTTGACATGACTGAAGGTAATGGACTCACCATGCCAAAAGCCGTCCCATTGGAAGCCATGTGTAAAGCGCGCCCTCTCATGCATAAGGTTCTTTCCGAATCTATGCATGATGTTTGA